A window from Oncorhynchus mykiss isolate Arlee chromosome 9, USDA_OmykA_1.1, whole genome shotgun sequence encodes these proteins:
- the LOC110531165 gene encoding nuclear receptor coactivator 3: MSGLGDNSMEPLSSENRKRKLSTCDTPSLGCERRRREQESKYIEELAELISANLSDIDSFNVKPDKCAILKETVRQIRQIKEQGKASSNDDDVQKSDVSSTGQGVIDKDHLGPLLLQALDGFLFVVNREGSIVFVSDNVTQYLQYKQEELINTSAYNILHEDDREEFHKNLPKTNVNGVSWGGEAPRQKSHTFNCRMLVKFGNTHGPVEEGHGGPRYETMQCFALTQPKAMIEDGEDLQSCMICVARRVTAVERTESFNTRHELTGKLIQIDQNSLRASMRPGWEDLLRRCIQMFLQHSDGQPWSHKRHYHEAFLQGHAETPLYRFSLSDGTPVTAQTKSKLYRHPMSNEPQGFISTHLLQREQNGYRSAQTGGMMPGAMRQQGMGGPNPNAQMNMPPGAGMGMGGMNRGYGPMNEQSHMGQMGGGSMYGGNGGGGGGGGGGMGNRMMQMNQMNQMNHMGQMNQMNQMGHQMNHPGPGNHPGMQHPQHPQQHPFQSSGGYGLGGMSSPLGSPRMSGPQQGFLMSPRNRGSPKMGASQFSPGGMHSPIGPHGGGGVGGGGTSFSSSSLNALQAISEGVGSSLPSTLASPSPAHKPDSSPSIHSSSQSSQPSQPAKPGPDGSKSPPGPGEHHHPLHHHHPHTQAEGCGDRLDSQAMAGSKEPGEGASEAGVASSEPTRRVPDSKGHKKLLQLLTSPTEELGLGGTGPALPSVPPPPGSSNIPAGSDTKDPTGGMTSPSSTGVSSSSSASTIQGPASGPGGAALANALASAHYTASLQEKHKILHKLLQNSNTPDEVAKITAEATGKVTLGGQEVPGETGAGGGGAGGVTEPKQEQHSPKKEKTHALLHYLLNKDDTKEPVDVKPKPEELEGKGPPGATAGPPSRGPGPTPEHPESKIKSEPPDELENLESILGGLRGSGSEFYPEQGGGGGGGANEGGNKAQGCLDDNLQGSPGMAPGQRGPFQRAMSVDAKPLGGPGGAGRRPMLIKQENMLSSPDGYPGNMGVCPRGVGTRPMNRGMGVPQRSPMGGSGDWGMPRSSASPVGSAGHPSMIRPGMDYNSKGMMGGPMVGRSNSVPGTRSMLQQQLMDLGCSGEMGMGMSPFSQQGQPNQSPSWPDSVMGMEGNHNRRQFGNALDELLAPPTTSEGQSDERALLDQLDSLLNNTDGIALEEIDRALGIPDLVSQGQGPEQHGEPFPGQDPSMVLEQKPLYGQGYPGPPSMAMQSAYGGSPIQGQLQQGSFGPMLSQMGQGGSFAGMGGMGHPRANMMRPRMMSATKPMRLQLQQRLQGQQFMSQTRQGMAMKMENPGAGNPGMRPGMQPGMGGQPGFLNAQMMAQRSREMVTMQMRRQRMMMLMQQQQQQAAAAAAGGFSPPPNVTAPAGMDTPMGGPNMGQPGPQQFGYGGNYGMTQQGDPSFGPAGGSPPNTMMSGRLGPQNPMMQQHPQGGPMYQSTEMKGWPQGGMARNSTYPQQQFAQQGNPGQQQFAQQGNPGQQQFAQQGNPGQYGGIMINGGMPANGGGGHMGQMGGQMGMNPMVMGRMPMGPDQKYC; the protein is encoded by the exons GCAAAGCGTCCTCCAACGATGACGATGTTCAGAAGTCAGATGTGTCCTCCACGGGACAGGGGGTCATCGACAAGGACCACCTGGGGCCGCTCCTGCTGCAG GCCCTGGATGGCTTTTTATTTGTGGTGAACCGGGAGGGCAGCATTGTGTTTGTCTCTGACAACGTGACCCAGTACCTGCAGTACAAACAGGAGGAGCTCATCAACACCTCCGCCTACAACATCCTCCATGAGGACGACAGGGAGGAGTTCCACAAGAACCTGCCCAAGACCAACG TGAATGGGGTGTCCTGGGGGGGGGAGGCGCCCCGGCAGAAGAGCCACACCTTCAACTGCCGCATGCTGGTCAAGTTTGGCAACACCCACGGGCCTGTAGAGGAGGGGCACGGAGGACCGCGCTACGAGACCATGCAATGCTTCGCCCTGACCCAGCCCAAGGCCATGATCGAAGACGGGGAAG ACCTGCAGTCGTGTATGATCTGTGTGGCCCGTCGTGTGACCGCtgtggagagaacagagagcttCAACACCCGACACGAGCTCACAG GTAAGCTGATCCAGATAGACCAGAACTCTCTGCGTGCGTCAATGCGTCCTGGCTGGGAGGACCTGCTGAGGCGCTGTATCCAGATGTTCCTACAGCACAGCGACGGACAGCCCTGGTCCCACAAACGGCACTACCACGAGg ctttcCTGCAGGGTCACGCTGAGACCCCCTTATACCGCTTCTCCCTGTCAGACGGCACCCCTGTCACGGCCCAGACCAAGAGCAAGCTGTACCGCCACCCCATGAGCAATGAACCCCAGGGCTTCATCTCCACTCACCTGCtacagag GGAGCAGAATGGCTATCGCTCTGCCCAGACTGGTGGCATGATGCCTGGGGCTATGAGGCAGCAGGGCATGGGGGGCCCCAACCCCAACGCCCAGATGAACATGCCCCCTGGCGcagggatggggatggggggtaTGAACCGGGGCTATGGGCCCATGAATGAACAGAGCCACATGGGACAGATGGGAGGGGGCTCAATGTACGGAGGAAatggaggtgggggtgggggtggcgGTGGAGGCATGGGCAACAGAATGATGCAGATGAATCAGATGAATCAAATGAACCATATGGGCCAGATGAACCAAATGAATCAGATGGGTCATCAGATGAACCACCCGGGTCCAGGGAACCACCCAGGCATGCAGCATCCTCAGCACCCACAGCAGCACCCCTTCCAAAGCAGTGGGGGGTACGGACTTGGGGGTATGAGCAGCCCCTTGGGGAGCCCCCGGATGAGTGGCCCTCAGCAGGGGTTCCTGATGTCCCCCCGAAATCGAGGCAGCCCCAAGATGGGCGCCAGTCAGTTCTCTCCTGGAG GCATGCACTCCCCCATAGGCcctcatggaggaggaggtgtgggaggAGGTGGCACCTCCTTTTCCAGCAGCTCCCTCAACGCCCTCCAGGCCATCAGCGAGGGGGTCGGGAGCTCCCTCCCTTCGACCCTCGCCTCCCCCTCCCCGGCCCACAAACCAGACAGCTCCCCCAgcatccactcctcctctcagtcCTCCCAGCCAAGCCAGCCGGCCAAACCAGGCCCGGACGGCTCCAAAAGCCCACCTGGGCCCGGCGAGCACCaccaccccctccaccaccaccacccacacacCCAGGCAGAGGGCTGCGGAGACCGGCTGGACAGCCAGGCCATGGCAGGCAGCAAGGAGCCTGGAGAGGGGGCCAGCGAGGCTGGGGTGGCCAGCTCAGAACCCACCCGGAGAGTCCCAGACAGTAAGGGCCATAAGAAGCTGCTGCAGCTGCTGACCTCCCCCACTGAGGAGCTGGGGTTAGGGGGAACCGGTCCGGCCTTGCCATCTGTACCTCCCCCACCAGGCAGCAGCAACATCCCAGCAGGGTCTGACACTAAGGACCCCACAGGAGGCATGACCAGCCCTTCCTCTACCggagtctcctcctcttcctcggcCTCCACCATTCAGGGCCCGGCGTCAGGCCCAGGTGGCGCTGCTTTGGCCAATGCTCTGGCCTCGGCCCACTACACGGCGTCGCTGCAGGAGAAGCACAAGATCCTCCACAAGCTGCTGCAGAACAGCAACACTCCCGACGAGGTGGCCAAGATCACAGCCGAGGCAACTGGGAAGGTGACCCTGGGGGGCCAGGAGGTCCCAGGGGAGACGggggctgggggaggaggagcaggaggagtgaCTGAGCCCAAGCAGGAGCAGCACAGCCCCAAGAAGGAGAAGACCCACGCGCTCCTCCACTACCTCCTCAACAAGGACGACACTAAAGAGCCCGTGGACGTGAAGCCCAAGCCTGAGGAGCTGGAAGGAAAGGGCCCCCCAGGAGCCACTGCCGGTCCCCCATCCAGAGGCCCTGGACCCACCCCTGAACATCCAGAAAGCAAGATCAAGTCAGAGCCACCTGATGAG TTGGAGAACCTGGAATCCATCCTGGGAGGTCTGAGGGGTTCTGGCTCTGAGTTCTACccagagcagggaggaggaggaggaggaggtgctaATGAAGGAGGGAACAAGGCCCAGGGTTGCCTCGATGACAACCTACAAG GGAGTCCGGGGATGGCCCCTGGCCAACGAGGGCCCTTTCAGAGGGCCATGTCAGTGGACGCCAAGCCCCTCGGCGGTCCTGGAGGGGCGGGGAGGCGTCCCATGCTCATCAAACAGGAGAATATGTTGAGCAGCCCAGACGGATACCCGGGGAACATGGGTGTGTGTCCGCGAGGCGTTGGAACAA GGCCGATGAACAGGGGCATGGGGGTTCCCCAGCGCTCTCCCATGGGGGGGTCAGGGGATTGGGGGATGCCCCGCTCCAGTGCCAGCCCCGTGGGCTCAGCCGGTCACCCTTCTATGATCCGCCCTGGCATGGACTACAACTCCAAAGGCATGATGGGAGGTCCCATGGTGGGCAGGTCCAACAGTGTTCCTGGCACTAGATCCATGCTGCAGCAACAGCTGATGGACTTGG gatgtTCTGgtgagatggggatggggatgagtCCGTTCAGTCAGCAGGGCCAGCCCAACCAGTCTCCCTCCTGGCCTGACAGTGTGATGGGCATGGAGGGCAACCACAACAG GCGTCAGTTTGGGAACGCCCTGGACGAGCTCCTGGCTCCGCCCACCACCAGCGAGGGCCAGAGTGACGAGCGAGCGCTGCTGGACCAGCTGGactctctgctcaacaacacggATGGCATCGCCCTGGAGGAGATCGACCGGGCCCTGGGCATCCCCGACTTGGTCAGCCAGGGCCAGGGGCCAGAGCAGCACGGTGAGCCCTTCCCCGGCCAGGACCCCTCCATGGTGCTAGAGCAGAAGCCTCTGTACGGCCAGGGCTACCCCGGCCCCCCCtccatggccatgcagtcagCCTACGGGGGGAGCCCCATTCAGggccagctccaacaggggagctTCGGCCCCATGCTCTCCCAGATGGGCCAGGGGGGCAGCTTCGCGGGGATGGGGGGTATGGGTCACCCTCGCGCCAACATGATGAGACCCAGGATGATGAGCGCCACCAAACCCATGAGGCTCCAGCTGCAACAGAGATTACAGGGCcaacag TTTATGAGTCAGACTCGGCAGGGGATGGCCATGAAGATGGAGAACCCTGGGGCGGGTAACCCTGGCATGAGGCCGGGCATGCAGCCTGGCATGGGGGGACAG CCTGGCTTCCTGAATGCCCAGATGATGGCCCAGCGTAGCAGGGAGATGGTGACCATGCAGATGAGGAGACAGAGGATGATGATGCTaatgcagcagcaacagcagcaggcgGCAGCGGCGGCCGCTGGGGGATTCAGCCCCCCTCCCAACGTCACCGCCCCCGCCGGCATGGACACCCCCATGGGAGGCCCCAACATGGGCCAGCCGGGCCCCCAGCAGTTTGGCTACGGGGGAAACTACG GTATGACCCAGCAGGGTGACCCGTCGTTCGGCCCTGCGGGCGGCAGCCCCCCCAACACTATGATGTCAGGCCGCCTGGGTCCTCAGAATCCCATGATGCAGCAGCATCCCCAGGGCGGACCCATGTACCAGAGTACCGAGATGAAGGGCTGGCCGCAGGGAGGCATGGCCCGCAacag tACGTACCCCCAGCAGCAGTTTGCCCAACAGGGTAACCCTGGGCAGCAGCAGTTTGCCCAACAGGGTAACCCTGGGCAGCAGCAGTTTGCCCAACAGGGTAACCCGGGGCAATACGGGGGCATTATGATAAATGGGGGCATGCCTGCCAACGGAGGAGGGGGCCATATGGGCCAGATGGGGGGCCAGATGGGGATGAACCCCATGGTGATGGGACGTATGCCGATGGGGCCTGATCAG AAATATTGCTGA